Within Aspergillus oryzae RIB40 DNA, chromosome 2, the genomic segment CACCAGCAATTGAGCCGCTTTGAGAGCACGGGCTCCCTCGTGCGAGGTTTGCCGGCCACTTCGAAGTCCCAGACTAGATACATCAACTTACCTGGATATTAGGTGCTGCGGCTCCAATTGTTGGATATGGGGCTTTAAATGctattctttttgttgccTATAACCGGTCATTGATGCTCTTGGACAGTTCTGTGACAGACCCCACAGACCCTCAAGGAATTccattatataaattatGGCTTGCCGGTGCTGCAGGCGGAGTAGCCAGCTGGACTGTGTCGTCTCCGACTGAGTTTATCAAATGCCGAACGCAACTTGACTCACGCCCGGGAGCGTCATCTTGGACCGTCGCCAAAGATATTGTCAGGACCCTTGGCTGGAGGGGGCTTTATTTCGGAGGAGCCATAACCTGTGCTCGAGACTCTATTGGCTATGGATTTTAGTACGCACAATATTTCCCCGGATTTCCTCTCCCCTCGCCCCGCATGTTCTACTTGGAGCGCACCATTTACTTATCTTGATACAGTTTTTGGACTTATGAGTATTGCAAACGTCTCATGGCTTCTAAGGATGACGATGCACAGCAGACGGCAATGAAAGTACTTCTCTGCGGCGGTGTTGCTGGAGTAGCTACGTGGGCTTCGGTTTATCCGCTGGACATGATTAAGACCAGACTACAGGCTCAGGGACTCGGGGCACACCCTGAAGATCAGCCTCTGGTGCGGTCTCAAAATGATAGACGGGCTCTGAACAGCTTTCAGCTCGCTAGGGAGGCTTATAGGACAGAAGGGCTGAAAGCCTTCTATCGCGGGTTAGGGGTTTGCAGTGTCAGGGCATTCATAGTAAATGCTGTCCAGGTATGTTCCTCTATATATACAGATCAGGGCCACAGCTAATCAA encodes:
- a CDS encoding putative mitochondrial carrier protein (predicted protein), with the protein product MASKDDDAQQTAMKVLLCGGVAGVATWASVYPLDMIKTRLQAQGLGAHPEDQPLVRSQNDRRALNSFQLAREAYRTEGLKAFYRGLGVCSVRAFIVNAVQWASYEWLMRYLNNPWNQTHAQVS